The Providencia sp. PROV188 genome includes a region encoding these proteins:
- a CDS encoding anthranilate synthase component 1 — translation MNKQNTTLAHFNHLDSPINYQPDPTLLFNHLCQNKAATMLLESAEVNNKANLQSLLIIDSALRIRAFGQRVEIEALTENGQALLPLINLQLAEKAISRDLTANHLTVIFAQPESQLDEDSRLKSASCLDVLRALPAIAQAHFPRPEILFMGGLFSYDLVANFEALPEVTATNQCPDFCFFVAEHYLVIDHQNQAARLKSLLFTADTHIVAQVQQRHSEIIVACRPYLPALPLGEQDNFSVTINKNDEEYGRVVNTLKEAIYRGDIFQIVPSRKFSMPCAQPLIAYQKLKAQNPSPYMFYMQDNDFTLFGASPESALKYSKQTRVVEIYPIAGTRPRGRNAQGNIDLDLDSRIELAMRTDEKELAEHIMLVDLARNDLARICEAGSRYVANLTKVDRYSFVMHLVSHVVGTLRSDLDVFHAYQACMNMGTLTGAPKVKAMQLIAECEKERRGSYGGAVGYFNGKGDFDTCIVIRSAYVENGIATVQAGGGVVLDSSPQGEADETRNKARAVIRAIAQAHQVEELF, via the coding sequence AAGCCGCTACCATGCTGCTAGAGTCGGCTGAAGTCAACAACAAAGCCAATTTACAAAGCTTATTAATCATCGACAGTGCATTACGCATCCGTGCATTTGGTCAACGAGTTGAAATTGAAGCGTTAACTGAAAATGGTCAAGCTCTATTACCTTTAATTAATTTACAATTAGCCGAGAAAGCGATTTCTCGCGATTTAACCGCAAACCATCTGACCGTCATCTTTGCTCAACCAGAAAGCCAATTAGATGAAGATAGCCGTTTAAAAAGTGCTTCATGCTTGGATGTATTACGCGCATTGCCAGCAATTGCACAAGCCCATTTCCCAAGACCAGAAATCCTGTTTATGGGCGGATTATTCTCCTATGACTTAGTGGCAAATTTTGAAGCATTACCGGAAGTGACTGCCACAAACCAATGCCCAGATTTCTGCTTTTTCGTTGCAGAACACTATTTAGTGATAGACCATCAAAACCAAGCAGCGCGTTTAAAAAGCCTGTTATTTACCGCAGACACCCACATTGTTGCGCAAGTACAGCAGCGTCACAGCGAAATTATCGTTGCGTGCCGCCCTTACTTACCAGCATTACCTCTGGGTGAACAAGACAACTTCAGCGTTACTATCAATAAAAATGATGAAGAATATGGACGTGTCGTCAATACCTTAAAAGAAGCTATCTACCGCGGTGATATTTTCCAAATCGTCCCATCACGCAAATTCAGTATGCCATGTGCTCAACCGCTGATTGCCTATCAAAAACTTAAGGCGCAAAACCCAAGTCCGTACATGTTCTATATGCAAGACAATGATTTTACCCTGTTTGGCGCTTCACCAGAGAGCGCCTTGAAATACAGCAAACAAACTCGCGTGGTGGAAATCTACCCAATTGCAGGTACCCGCCCTCGTGGACGCAATGCGCAAGGAAACATCGACTTAGATTTAGATAGTCGCATTGAATTGGCCATGCGTACCGATGAAAAAGAGCTGGCAGAACACATTATGTTAGTAGACTTAGCACGTAATGATTTAGCGCGAATTTGTGAAGCAGGCAGCCGCTATGTTGCCAACCTGACAAAAGTTGACCGCTACTCTTTTGTCATGCACTTAGTTTCCCATGTTGTGGGAACTTTACGCAGCGATTTAGATGTTTTCCATGCGTATCAAGCATGTATGAATATGGGGACATTAACAGGCGCGCCGAAAGTCAAAGCGATGCAACTGATCGCGGAATGTGAAAAAGAGCGCAGAGGCTCCTACGGCGGCGCAGTGGGTTACTTTAATGGTAAAGGCGACTTTGATACCTGCATCGTTATTCGTTCTGCATATGTCGAAAACGGCATTGCTACCGTTCAAGCTGGCGGCGGCGTTGTCCTCGACTCATCTCCACAAGGTGAAGCCGACGAAACTCGTAATAAAGCCCGCGCAGTGATCCGCGCTATTGCCCAAGCCCACCAAGTTGAGGAGTTATTTTAA